GGCCGACCGTGACCGACAGCGTCGGTGGCGCAAGCAAACGTGGCTGGGACGGTTCGTCTCCACCTATGGCTGGCGCGCGTACGCGCTGCCCCTGCTGGCGGTGTTGACCGCGTTGGTCATCTATCAGACGGTGACCGGCACCGCCGCGCCGAAACCGACGGCGAGCCAGGCCGTCCAGGGCTCGCCGGACATCGGCGCGGTGGGCACCGCGATCATCGACGCGCCGCCTCGGGGGCTCGCCGCCTTCGACGCCAATCTGCCGGCCGGCACGCTGCCGGACGGCGGCCCCTTCACCGAGGCGGGCGACAAGACCTGGCACATCGTCCCGGGCACGATGCCGCAGGTCGGTCAGGGCACGGCCAAGGTGTTCCGGTACACCGTCGAGGTCGAGAACGGCATCGACCCGACGATGTTCGGCGGCGACGACGCGTTTGCCCAGATGGTCGACCAGACGCTGGCCAATCCCAAGGGCTGGACGCACAACCCGCAATTCGCGTTCGTCCGGGTCGACGGGAACAGCGGGGGCAAGCCCGATTTCCGGATCACGCTGGTGTCCCCGGTGACGGTGCGCGAGGGGTGCGGCTACGAATTCCGGCTGGAGACATCCTGCTACAACCCGGTGTACGGGGCCGACCGGCAGGCGCGGGTCTTCATCAACGAGGCGCGCTGGGTGCGCGGCGCCGTGCCTTTCGAAGGCGACGTCGGTTCCTATCGGCAGTATGTGATCAACCACGAGGTCGGCCATGCCATCGGGTACGTGCGTCACGAGCCCTGCGAGCAGCAAGGCGGTCTGGCGCCGGTGATGATGCAGCAGACCTTCTCCACCTCGAATGACGACGCCGCCAAGTTCGACCCCGATTTCGTCAAGGCCGACGGGAAGACCTGCCGGTTCAACCCCTGGCCGTATCCGATCGCCTAGCGGCGGCCCGGTCTGGCTCCGCCGAGCGTCCCGGGCGCCGCTTCGGGCCGGCTTCGGGCGGCTTCGGGCCGCTTCGAGCGCCTTCGGGCCGCTTCGAGCGTCACGCCAGCGCGGCATTCGGCGCCGAGTGCCACGCCAGCGTGACGCTCGACGACGTCATCCCGGGAAGTAACACCGGCGGTCCGGGTGTTGATCTCATTGCCGTCGTTTCGGACAGCTGCTGTGATGGTTGTTGGGACGAGAACTTGATCGCGAAGCCAACCGAGGAGATGTTCGGTGTCGACACCCCAGGCATCACTGCCGCCGCTGGTCGAGCCCGCACCCCAGCTGAGCCGCGACGAGGTGGCCCGCTACAGCCGCCACCTGATCATTCCCGACCTGGGTGTCGACGGCCAGAAGCGGCTCAAGAACGCGCGGGTGCTGGTGATCGGCGCCGGTGGGCTCGGTGCGCCCGCGTTGCTGTATCTGGCCGCGGCCGGCGTCGGCACCATCGGCATCGTCGACTTCGACGTCGTCGACGAATCGAACCTGCAGCGCCAGATCATCCACGGCATCGCCGACGTCGGACGCTCCAAGGCGCGGTCGGCGCGCGACTCCATCGCCGCGATCAACCCGCTGGTCGACGTGCGACTGCACGAGTTCCGGCTGGACCGCGGCAACGCCGTCGACCTGTTCAGGCAGTACGACCTGATCGTGGACGGCACCGACAACTTCGCCACCCGGTATCTGGTCAACGACGCCGCGGTGTTGGCCGGCAAGCCGTACGTGTGGGGGTCGATCTACCGGTTCGAGGGCCAGGTCTCGGTGTTCTGGGAGGACGCCCCCGACGGGCGGGGCCTCAACTACCGGGACCTCTACCCGGAGCCGCCCCCGGCCGGCATGGTGCCCTCGTGCGCCGAGGGCGGCGTGTTGGGCATCATCTGCGCCTCCATCGCGTCGGTGATGGGCACCGAGGCGATCAAACTGATCACCGGCATCGGCGAACCGCTGCTCGGCCGGTTGATGATCTACGACGCGCTGGAGATGACCTACCGCACGATCAAGATCCGCAAGGATCCGTCCACGCCGACGATCACCGAACTAGTCGACTACGACGAATTCTGCGGCGTGGTGTCCTTGGAAGGCGCTGCTGCCGCCGCCGATTCCACCATCACCCCCCGCGAGTTGCGCGAATTGTTGGACTCCGGCAGGAAGCTGGTCCTGATCGACGTGCGTGAGCCCGTGGAATGGGACATCGTGCACATCGACGGGGCCCAGCTGATCCCGCAGTCGTCGATCAACTCGGGCGAGGGTCTGGCAAAGCTGCCGCAGGACCGCATGCCGGTGCTGTATTGCAAGACGGGCGTGCGCTCGGCCGAGGCGCTGGCCGCGGTGAAGAAGGCCGGATTTTCCGACGCGGTCCATTTGCAGGGCGGCATCGTCGCGTGGGCCAAACAGATGCAGCCCGACATGGTGATGTACTGACCCGATACGGCGGTGTTTGTTTGGCGGTGACCCGCCGCGCCCGGCTTCGCCGCGCTTGCGGTCGCCGCTGGTGGGCTCGTCTAGGCTACCCGTGTGACTGTCGAACCACCGCCGGAGCACGTGCTCGCGGCGTTCGGTTTGGCCGGTGTGAAACCCGTCCCCCTGGGCTCCAACTGGGAAGGCGGCTGGCGATGCGGCGAGGTCGTGCTGTCGATCGTGGCCGACCACGCCCGCGCGGCTTGGTCGGCCCGGGTGCGGGAAACGTTGTTCGTGGACGGCATTCGGTTGGCCCGGCCGGTTCGCTCGACCGACGGGCGATACGTGGTGTCGGGGTGGCGGGCGGACACCTTCGTCGCCGGCACGCCGGAGCCCAGGCATGACGAGGTCGTCTCGGCGGCGGTGCGGCTGCACGAGGCGACCGGCAAACTGGAACGCCCACGATTCCTGACCCAGGGACCGACCGCGCCCTGGGGCGAAGTCGACGTCTTCATCGCCGCCGACCGCGCCGCGTGGGAGGAGCGGCCGCTGGCCTCGGTGCCGCCCGGCGCGCGGACGGCACCGCCGACGGCGGACGCCCAGCGATCGGTGGAGCTGATCAACCAGCTCGCCACCCTGCGCAAGCCGACCAAGAGCCCCAACCAGCTGGTGCACGGGGATCTTTACGGGACAGTGCTTTTCATCGGCACCGCGGCGCCGGGGATCACCGACATCACACCCTACTGGCGGCCCGCCTCGTGGGCCGCGGGCGTGGTCGTCGTTGACGCGCTGTCCTGGGGCGAGGCCGACGACGGGCTCATCGAACGCTGGAACGCGCTGCCGGAGTGGCCGCAGATGTTGTTGCGGGCGTTGATGTTTCGCCTGGCGGTCCACGCGCTGCACCCGCGGTCGACGGCCGAGGCGTTCCCGGGTCTGGCCCGCACCGCGGCCCTGGTCCGGCTGGTGCTCTAAATGCCGGACGGGAACTCGTGGCGCACGTCGTTCAGCGCCACCCTGCCGTCGACGGCGAGGACGCCTTCGGCGCGCAGCAACTCCAGCTGCCGGGTGGTCAAATGCCGCGCCGGGCGCCCGGACGCGGTGATCACGCGGTGCCAGGGCAGGTCCGAGGAGTCGGTCCGCATGATCCATCCGACGATGCGCGGACTGGAAAGCCCCGCGACGGCCGCGATGTCGCCGTAGGTGCAGACCCGGCCGGGCGGGATCGCCGCCACCAGCGCACGCACCCGCTCGACCTGCTCGTCGGTCACCGCCGCCACGGTCAGGGGGCTCCCAACAGGTTGCGGATCAGCGCCGCGACCTCGGCGGGCCTGGCGTGCGGCACCATGTGGTTGCAGTCGAAATCCAGCAGCTCGAAATCGGGTCCCAGGCGATCCCGGAGTCCGGCGATCAGTCGGTCGCCGACATAAGGCGGCGAGGTCCGCTTGGCCCGCACCAGGGTCGTCGCCGTTCCGGCCGGCGGGAGCACGATCTCGCGGGCCAACTCGCTCCAGTACGACATCATCGCCGGCATGCTGACGCGCCAGCCGTACCGCCCGTTCGGCAGCTCGATCAGGTGCTCGTCGATCTCGGCGCCGAGGACCGCGGGGTCCACGTCCGCCCAGGAGCCGGTCGCCTTTTCCGCGCGGGCCTCCTCGGCGTTCGGGTAGTCGGGGGAGGAAAACATCGCCTGGGCGATGTCGCGCGTCCACCTACCGTCCAACCCGACCGCCGGGTCGAGCAGCAGCAGCGCGGCCACCCGGTCCTGGCGGGCCGCGGCCAGGTGCATCGCCAGCGCGCCGCCGAACGAGTGCCCGACCACCAGCACCGGCGCGTCGGCCTCGTCGTCGAGCAGCGCGGCCAGCGCCGAGACGTTGGCGTCGATGGTCCACGGCGCCGCCCACGACGACCGGCCGTGGCCCAGCAGATCGGGTGCGGCGATGGCGATTTCGGGCAGGTAGCCGCCCAGGTGTCGCCAGCGCCCCCCGTAACCGGTCAGCCCATGGACGGCGAGCATCCGGACCGGACCGGCCGGACCGTAGCGGTGCACGTACAGGTCGGCGGTCACCCGTCGATGGTGCCAGTCGCCGCTACGGGCGTTGCCGGGTGCCCGGCTTCGCTAAGCACGTCACCGGCCAGCCGCCAGCATGCGGCGCGCGGCCACCAGGCGCCGTTCGATAGAACTTAGGCCACCCGATTCTGAATCAACGCGCCGGCGAGACCAAGGTAACTCCGTTAGCCACAGGGACGAAAGGCGCCCAGCCAGCGCCGCTGGCGGTGGCCGATGCCCATCGACCCGCAGTTCAGGCCGAATTGCCAGTAGCCCTGTCACCGCCGCCTCACTGATCACGACAGGGGCGCCGACGCCCGCCGATACGTCATCTGGTGCGGGAAACCACGTAAACGCCCGGTAAGGCGTCTGGCCGCGGCCGATAGCACAGTGCTGGTGTTGGCATTCCTCATGAGGTTGGTTACTTCAAGTAGACGACGCGGTCGTCAAGCGACTGTTGGGCGGCTTCGGTCACCGCGACCAGCGCTGCGGAACCCGCTGGCTGGCGAGAAAACCGCGACGACAGCGTGATCAGCAGTCCGTGATGATGACCGCCGGCGATACTGTGTTCGGCGGCCAGGCGGGTGAAATCGCCGACATTCTCGGTCAACACCGCATAGCCTCTGGCGACCGCCGCAGCGAACACATCCGGGTCTGCGCTGCCGGCCAAGCCAAGCTCGGCCACGGTCGTCGCCTCGATCCCCTCTGCACACAACGTGGCCGCTAGCCTGGTCGGGTACATCTCGTCCAACAACACCTTCACCGCGAACTGGCTGCGGTCGTCTCTTCACGGTGCAGATCGATCCGCGCCTGAATCTCCTCCGGATACGCGGCGCCGTAAGCCAGCGCCGCATCGACCTGCGCGCGCGTGATGGCCCGATCCGAAACCAGATCCGTAGCCGGGTCATCGACTGGCCCCAGATCGTGGATCCACATCACGATTTCCCACACATCCGGCCCGCCGATCACCCCGGCACGCCGACCGGTCGGCCCATCACGAAACGTGATTAACGGATGCTCGTCGCGGCGCGCACCCTCCTCGGCGTAGCGACGCAACCGGTCGGACAGCGTCTCGCCAGCCGCACGCGCCCGAAGACGCAGCCGCTCAGCAAGGCGGTCATCGAGACGAACCGACACATTCACCGACATGCTTACACTGTAGTACATTGTCAACGCTTGTTAGGCAGGCGCTGTCGGTGCGGTGTTCGCCAGGCGGCACCTTTTGCTGGAAGCTCGGAATTTTCACCAGATAGTCTGTCGCGCAAGGGAATTGGCGACGAGTCGATGCTTTCGGCCGGTGGTGCCGGTCGCCGCTACGGGCGTTGCCGGGTGCCCGGCTTACTGATCGTCGTCCCAATCGTCGTCGGGGACGATGAAAGCCTGCTCGATCACGTCGGCTTCGTTAGCATCGCGATCCGTGGCGCCGGTATTTAAGTACGTGGTGTCCAAGCCGGCCTCGTCGTCGAAGTCGACGGCCTGGTGTTGTTCCGCCGCATCCGCTTCGGGCACTCCGTCATCTGGACCAAGAGAGTACGAGCCCTCGACGTCGTTCACGATCTCCGATTCCTCCTTGGCTAGCGGGTGTTGGGGCTTTCTGAGTCCAGTATCCGGCTCCAGTATCCGGCGGGCGGACCGGCTTGTCAGACCCCCGTGATTGCATGCAGCCATGTCATACACCTGGGACGACGAGGCCCGTGCCGTCCTGGCGCCCGGCGCACGCGGCCTGGTGCGTGTGCTCGGCGGGCCCGGCACCGGCAAGAGCAGCCTGCTGGTCGACGCCGCGGTCGCTCGGATCGGCGCCGGTGCCGATCCGGAATCGGTTCTGCTGCTTACCGGTTCCGGTCGGATGGGGATGCGGGCGCGCAGCGCGTTGACGACGGCGTTGCTGCAGTCCGCCTCCACCGATACCCGCCGGGCGGCCGTTCGCGAGCCGTTGGTGCGCACCGTGCACGGCTACGCATACGCGGTGTTGCGGCAGGCCGCCGAGCGTGCCGGCGATGCGCCGCCGCGGCTGGTCACCAGCGCCGAGCAGGACGCCATCATCCGGGAGTTGCTGGCCGGCGACCTCGAAGACGGAGCGGCGGCATGGCCGGCCCACCTGCGGCCCGCCCTGAGCACCGCCGGCTTCGCCACCGAGCTGCGAAACCTGTTGGCGCGTTGCGCCGAACGCGGCGTGGACCCGCAGGAGCTGGAGCGGCTGGGCCGTCGGTGCCGGCGCCCGGAATGGGCCGCGGCCGGTCAATTCGCGCGACAGTACGAGCAGGTGATGTTGCTGCGGGCGGCGGTCGGGATGGCGGCGCCGCAGGCGACGACGCCGGCGCTGGGCGCCGCCGAACTTGTGGGCGCCGCGCTGGAGGCTCTCGCGGTCGATCCCGAATTGCTGGCGGCCGAACGCGCCCGGGTCCGCGTCCTGCTGATCGACGACGCCCAGCAACTAGACCCGCAGGCGGCGCGCCTGGTCCGGGCGTTGGCCGCGGGCACCGACTTGACCCTGGTCGCCGGTGACCCCAACCAGGCGGTGTTCGGGTTCCGGGGCGGCGAGGCCTCCGGGTTGTTGGCCGACGATTCGCCGGCGGTGACGCTGACGGTGTCGCATCGCTGCGCGCCGGCCGTGGCGCGCGCCGTCAGCGGCGTCGCGCGCCGGCTGCCCGGCGGCAGCGCCGGCAGGCACATCGAGGGCACCGGGGCCGAGGACGGGTCGGTCACCGTGCGCGCGGCCGCCTCGGCGCACGCCGAGGCGGCGATGATCGCCGACGCGCTGCGGCGCGCGCACCTGATCGACGGGGTTCCCTGGTCGCAGATGGCGGTCATCGTCCGATCCGTGCCGCGGGCCGGGGCGCGGTTGCCGCGCGCTTTGGCCGCCGCCGGGGTCCCGGTCGCGGCACCCGCGGCGAGCGGAGCGTTGTCCGAGGAGCCCGCGGCGCGGGCGCTGCTCACCGTTCTGGCGGCCACCGCGAACGGACTGGACGGCGAACGGGCGCTGGCCTTGCTGACCGGGCCCATCGGTCGCGTCGACCCGGTGACGCTTCGGCGGCTGCGCCGAACGCTGCAGCGCGCCTACCCGGATCGTCCGCCGGGCGACCTCGGAGGCCTTCTGGTCGAGGCACTGCACGCCGACGCGCCGTTGCCCGGGGCGCAGTCTCGCCCGCTGCGGCGGGTGCGCGCGGTGCTGGACGCGGCCGCGCGCTGCCACCGCGAGGGCCAAGACCCCCGCTACACGCTGTGGGCGGCGTGGCATCGCTGCGGTCTGCAGCGTCGCTGGCTGTCCGCCAGCGAGCGCGGCGGCCCGGTCGGCGCCCAGGCCACCAGGAACCTGGCGGCGGTGACGGCGCTGTTCGACATCACCGACCAGTACGTGTCCCGCACGGCCGGCGCGTCATTGAGCGGACTCGTCGAGCACGTCTCGGCGTTGCAGCTGCCGGGCGCCAACCCCGAGCCGGTGTTCGAGCTCGAGCAGGTCAGGGTGCTCAGCGCGCACGCGGCGCTGGGGCATGAATGGGATCTGGTGGTCATCGCCGGCTTGCAGGATGGATTGTGGCCCAACATGATTCCGCGCGGCGGCGTGCTGGGCACCCAGCGGTTGCTCGACGTGTTGGACGGTGTCACCGAGGAGGCCTCGGTGCGGGCGCCGCTGCTGGCCGAGGAGCGCAGGCTGCTGATCGCGGCGATGGGCCGGGCCCGGTGCCGGCTGTTGGTGACGGCCGTGGATAGCGACACGGGCGGGGCCGGCGGGGAGGCGGCGCTGCCGTCGGCGTTCTTCTCCGAGGTCGCGCAGTGGGCCACCGACAACGGCGAACCCGTTGCGGAGCAACCGGTCTCGGCGCCGCGGGTGTTGTCCGCGGCGGCGCTGGTGGGCCGGCTGCGCGGGGTCGTGTGCGCGCCCGACGGCGCCATCGACGACGCCGCCCGCCGCTGCGCGGCAACGCAATTGGCCCGGCTGGCCAAGGCCGGTGTGCCGGGCGCCGACCCGGCCGGCTGGCACGGCCTGATCCCGGTCAGCACGAGCGAACCGCTGCGGGGCGGCGACGATCCCGTCACGTTGACGCCCTCGACCCTGCAGACCCTCAACGATTGCCCGCTGCGCTGGCTGGCCGAACGGCACGGCGGCACCAACGCCCGCGATCTGCGGCCGGCCATCGGCTCGCTGCTGCACGCGCTGATCGCCCAACCGGGCAAAAGCGAATCGGAATTGTTGGCCGAGCTGGACCGGGCCTGGAAGCACCTGCCCTTCGATGCCGACTGGCACTCGGCCAATGAGCTGGCCCGGCACCGCGCCATGATCGAGGCGTTTGTCGAGTGGCGAGCGCAGACCCGGGGCGAACTCACCGAGGTCGGCGTCGAGGTCGACGTCGACGGAACCCTGGAGACGCCGCGCGGTGACGGCGGCGGAATCCGGCTGCGCGGCCGGGTCGACCGGCTGGAACGCGACGCAGCCGGCCGGCTGGTGATCGTCGACGTCAAGACCGGCAAGACGCCGGTCAGCAAGGACGACGCCCAACAACACGCCCAGCTGGCGATGTACCAGCTCGCCGTGGCCGAAGGCATGGTTCCCGGCGGCGCCCCCGATACCGAGCCCGGCGGCGCGCGGCTGGTCTATTTGGGCAGGACGGGGGCCGCGGGCGCCACCGTGCGCGAGCAGGATCCGCTGACAGAGGCCGCCCGCGACGAATGGCGCAACCTCGTCCGGCTGGCCGCCGACGCGACGGCCGGGCCGCGGTTCATCGCCCGGCGCAACGACGGTTGCGCGCACTGCCCGATACGGCCGTGCTGCCCGGCGCACGCCGAGGGGGCACCGCTGTGAACCCGCGCTACAGCCCGGACGAATTGGCTTGCGCGCTAGGGCTTTTCCCGCCCACCGCGGAGCAGGCCGCCGTCATTGCCGCGCCGCCGGGCCCGCTGGTCGTCATCGCGGGGGCCGGCGCCGGCAAGACCGAGACGATGGCCGCGCGGGTGGTGTGGCTCGTCGCCAACGGCTACGCCGAACCCGGCCAGGTGCTGGGGTTGACGTTCACCCGCAAGGCCGCCGGCCAGCTGCTGCGCCGGGTCCGGTCCCGGCTGGCCCGGCTGTCCGGCATCGGCCCCGCGGCCGTCGAATCGGTGGGCGCCCCGGTGGTCAGCACCTACCACGCCTTCGCCGGGTCGCTACTGCGCGACTATGGCCTGCTGCTGCCCGTCGAGCCCGACACCCGGCTGCTCGGCGAGACCGAGCTGTGGCAGCTGGCCTTCGACGTGGTCAACGGGTACCGCGGGGAGCTGTGCACCGACAAGACCCCGGCCGCGGTCACCTCGATGGTGCTGCGGCTGTGGGGCCAGCTGGCCGAGCACCTGGTGGACACCCGCCAGCTGCGCGATACCCACGTCGAGCTGGAACGGCTGATCCACGCCCTGCCGGCGGGCCCCTACCAGCGCGACCGCGGACCCAGTCAGTGGCTGCTGCGGCTGCTGGCCACCCAGACCGAACGCGCCGAGCTGGTGCCGTTGCTCGACGCGCTGCATGAGCGCATGCGGGCCACCAAGGCGATGGACTTCGGAGCGCAGATGGCGTCCGCCGCACGGCTGGCGGTCGCCTTCCCGCAGGTCGGCGAGGACCTGCGGAGCCGCTACCGGGTCGTGCTGCTCGACGAGTACCAGGACACCGGGCACGCCCAGCGCATCGCGTTGTCGGCGCTGTTCGGGGGTGGCCGTAACGACGGGTTGGCGCTGACCGCCGTCGGCGACCCGATCCAGTCGATCTATGGCTGGCGCGGCGCCTCGGCGACCAACCTGCCGCGGTTCACCACCGACTTCCCCCGCTCCGACGGCACCCCCGCGCCGGTCCTGGAGCTGCGGACCAGCTGGCGCAACCCGCCGCGCGCCCTGCAGGTGGCCAACGCCATATCCGCCGAGGCGCGGCGGCGGTCGGTCGCGGTGCACGCGTTGCGCTCGCGCCCGGACGCCCCGCCCGGCACCGTCCGCTGCGCGTTGCTCGCCGATGTGCGGGCCGAACGCGAGTGGATCGCCGACCACCTCGACGAGCGGTATCGGCGGGCCCGAACCGGCGGCGTCAGCCCGCCGACCGCCGCGGTGCTGGTGCGCCGCAACGCCGACGCCGCCCCCATCGCCGACGCCCTTCGCGCGCGCGGAATCCCGGTCGAGGTGGTGGGGCTGGCCGGGCTGCTGTCCGTCCCCGAGGTCGCCGACCTCGTGGCCATGCTGCGGCTGGTCGCCGACCCGACGGCCGGCGCGGCGGCGATGCGGGTGCTGACCGGCCCACGATGCCGCCTCGGCGGCCGGGACGTCGCCGCGCTGTGGCAGCGCGCGCTGGCCCTTGGCGGCGGGCCGCACCCGGGTGAGTCGCCTTCGCCCGAGGCGATCGCGATGGCGGCCGGACCGGACGCTGATACCGCGTGTCTGGCCGACGCGATCAGCGATCCCGGCCCGGCCCGCTCGTTTTCGGCCGCGGGATATCAGCGCATCACCGCGCTGGCCGCCGAACTGAGCGCCCTGCGCGGCCACCTCGGCCATTCCCTGCCCGACCTGGTCGCCGAGGTGCGCCGCGTGCTGGGCGTCGACTGCGAAGCCCGGGCCGCCGCTGCCGCCGGGCAGCCCTGGGCCGGCGCCGAGAACCTCGACGCGTTCGCCGACGTCGTCGCCGGTTACGCCGGACGGGGGTGCGCTACGTCGGCCTCGGCTACCCCGCCGTCGGTATCCGGCCTGCTGGCGTATCTGGACGCGGCCGAGGCGGTCGAAAACGGTTTGCCGCCCGCCCCGTCGGCGGCCGCGCCGGATCGCGTCCAGGTTTTGACGGTGCACTCCGCGAAGGGTTTGGAGTGGCAAGTGGTCGCCGTGGCGCACCTGTCGGGCGGAATCTTTCCCTCGACCGCGTCCAGGAGCACCTGGCTCACCGACGCCGCCGAGCTGCCGCCGCTGTTGCGCGGCGACCGCGCCTCGGCGGGCTCGCTCGGCATCCCCGTGCTGGACACCTCCGATGTCACCAACCGAAAACAGCTGTCGGACAAGATCTCCGAGCATCGCCGCCAGCTCGAGCAGCGGCGCGTCGACGAGGAACGCCGATTGCTGTACGTGGCCGTCACCCGGGCCGAGGACACCCTGCTGGTGTCCGGCCATCACTGGGGGTCCACCGGGATCAAACCGCGGGGCCCGTCGGAGTTCCTGTGCGAACTCAAGGCCGTCATCGACCGTTCGGCCGAGGCCGGCGATCCGTGCGGGGTGGTGGAACAATGGGCACCCGAACCCGCCGGCGGTGACCAAAATCCCTTGCGCGACAACGTTGTCGAAGCGATCTGGCCCGCCGACCCGTTGGCCGCGCGCCGCGCGGACGTCGAACGCGGGGCGGCGCTGGTGGCCAAGGCCATGTCGGCCGATGACAAGGCAAACGCCGACGTCGACGGTTGGGCCGCCGACGTCGATGCG
The nucleotide sequence above comes from Mycobacterium malmoense. Encoded proteins:
- a CDS encoding DUF3152 domain-containing protein; translated protein: MTSERPVHGTGRVPMLRDEWREPLRALRDPIGRDAGRTRADRDRQRRWRKQTWLGRFVSTYGWRAYALPLLAVLTALVIYQTVTGTAAPKPTASQAVQGSPDIGAVGTAIIDAPPRGLAAFDANLPAGTLPDGGPFTEAGDKTWHIVPGTMPQVGQGTAKVFRYTVEVENGIDPTMFGGDDAFAQMVDQTLANPKGWTHNPQFAFVRVDGNSGGKPDFRITLVSPVTVREGCGYEFRLETSCYNPVYGADRQARVFINEARWVRGAVPFEGDVGSYRQYVINHEVGHAIGYVRHEPCEQQGGLAPVMMQQTFSTSNDDAAKFDPDFVKADGKTCRFNPWPYPIA
- the moeZ gene encoding adenylyltransferase/sulfurtransferase MoeZ, whose protein sequence is MSTPQASLPPLVEPAPQLSRDEVARYSRHLIIPDLGVDGQKRLKNARVLVIGAGGLGAPALLYLAAAGVGTIGIVDFDVVDESNLQRQIIHGIADVGRSKARSARDSIAAINPLVDVRLHEFRLDRGNAVDLFRQYDLIVDGTDNFATRYLVNDAAVLAGKPYVWGSIYRFEGQVSVFWEDAPDGRGLNYRDLYPEPPPAGMVPSCAEGGVLGIICASIASVMGTEAIKLITGIGEPLLGRLMIYDALEMTYRTIKIRKDPSTPTITELVDYDEFCGVVSLEGAAAAADSTITPRELRELLDSGRKLVLIDVREPVEWDIVHIDGAQLIPQSSINSGEGLAKLPQDRMPVLYCKTGVRSAEALAAVKKAGFSDAVHLQGGIVAWAKQMQPDMVMY
- a CDS encoding TIGR02569 family protein — its product is MTVEPPPEHVLAAFGLAGVKPVPLGSNWEGGWRCGEVVLSIVADHARAAWSARVRETLFVDGIRLARPVRSTDGRYVVSGWRADTFVAGTPEPRHDEVVSAAVRLHEATGKLERPRFLTQGPTAPWGEVDVFIAADRAAWEERPLASVPPGARTAPPTADAQRSVELINQLATLRKPTKSPNQLVHGDLYGTVLFIGTAAPGITDITPYWRPASWAAGVVVVDALSWGEADDGLIERWNALPEWPQMLLRALMFRLAVHALHPRSTAEAFPGLARTAALVRLVL
- a CDS encoding MGMT family protein, producing the protein MAAVTDEQVERVRALVAAIPPGRVCTYGDIAAVAGLSSPRIVGWIMRTDSSDLPWHRVITASGRPARHLTTRQLELLRAEGVLAVDGRVALNDVRHEFPSGI
- a CDS encoding alpha/beta fold hydrolase; the protein is MTADLYVHRYGPAGPVRMLAVHGLTGYGGRWRHLGGYLPEIAIAAPDLLGHGRSSWAAPWTIDANVSALAALLDDEADAPVLVVGHSFGGALAMHLAAARQDRVAALLLLDPAVGLDGRWTRDIAQAMFSSPDYPNAEEARAEKATGSWADVDPAVLGAEIDEHLIELPNGRYGWRVSMPAMMSYWSELAREIVLPPAGTATTLVRAKRTSPPYVGDRLIAGLRDRLGPDFELLDFDCNHMVPHARPAEVAALIRNLLGAP
- a CDS encoding DUF5615 family PIN-like protein, whose translation is MDEMYPTRLAATLCAEGIEATTVAELGLAGSADPDVFAAAVARGYAVLTENVGDFTRLAAEHSIAGGHHHGLLITLSSRFSRQPAGSAALVAVTEAAQQSLDDRVVYLK
- a CDS encoding ATP-dependent DNA helicase, with translation MSYTWDDEARAVLAPGARGLVRVLGGPGTGKSSLLVDAAVARIGAGADPESVLLLTGSGRMGMRARSALTTALLQSASTDTRRAAVREPLVRTVHGYAYAVLRQAAERAGDAPPRLVTSAEQDAIIRELLAGDLEDGAAAWPAHLRPALSTAGFATELRNLLARCAERGVDPQELERLGRRCRRPEWAAAGQFARQYEQVMLLRAAVGMAAPQATTPALGAAELVGAALEALAVDPELLAAERARVRVLLIDDAQQLDPQAARLVRALAAGTDLTLVAGDPNQAVFGFRGGEASGLLADDSPAVTLTVSHRCAPAVARAVSGVARRLPGGSAGRHIEGTGAEDGSVTVRAAASAHAEAAMIADALRRAHLIDGVPWSQMAVIVRSVPRAGARLPRALAAAGVPVAAPAASGALSEEPAARALLTVLAATANGLDGERALALLTGPIGRVDPVTLRRLRRTLQRAYPDRPPGDLGGLLVEALHADAPLPGAQSRPLRRVRAVLDAAARCHREGQDPRYTLWAAWHRCGLQRRWLSASERGGPVGAQATRNLAAVTALFDITDQYVSRTAGASLSGLVEHVSALQLPGANPEPVFELEQVRVLSAHAALGHEWDLVVIAGLQDGLWPNMIPRGGVLGTQRLLDVLDGVTEEASVRAPLLAEERRLLIAAMGRARCRLLVTAVDSDTGGAGGEAALPSAFFSEVAQWATDNGEPVAEQPVSAPRVLSAAALVGRLRGVVCAPDGAIDDAARRCAATQLARLAKAGVPGADPAGWHGLIPVSTSEPLRGGDDPVTLTPSTLQTLNDCPLRWLAERHGGTNARDLRPAIGSLLHALIAQPGKSESELLAELDRAWKHLPFDADWHSANELARHRAMIEAFVEWRAQTRGELTEVGVEVDVDGTLETPRGDGGGIRLRGRVDRLERDAAGRLVIVDVKTGKTPVSKDDAQQHAQLAMYQLAVAEGMVPGGAPDTEPGGARLVYLGRTGAAGATVREQDPLTEAARDEWRNLVRLAADATAGPRFIARRNDGCAHCPIRPCCPAHAEGAPL
- a CDS encoding ATP-dependent helicase; translation: MPGARRGGTAVNPRYSPDELACALGLFPPTAEQAAVIAAPPGPLVVIAGAGAGKTETMAARVVWLVANGYAEPGQVLGLTFTRKAAGQLLRRVRSRLARLSGIGPAAVESVGAPVVSTYHAFAGSLLRDYGLLLPVEPDTRLLGETELWQLAFDVVNGYRGELCTDKTPAAVTSMVLRLWGQLAEHLVDTRQLRDTHVELERLIHALPAGPYQRDRGPSQWLLRLLATQTERAELVPLLDALHERMRATKAMDFGAQMASAARLAVAFPQVGEDLRSRYRVVLLDEYQDTGHAQRIALSALFGGGRNDGLALTAVGDPIQSIYGWRGASATNLPRFTTDFPRSDGTPAPVLELRTSWRNPPRALQVANAISAEARRRSVAVHALRSRPDAPPGTVRCALLADVRAEREWIADHLDERYRRARTGGVSPPTAAVLVRRNADAAPIADALRARGIPVEVVGLAGLLSVPEVADLVAMLRLVADPTAGAAAMRVLTGPRCRLGGRDVAALWQRALALGGGPHPGESPSPEAIAMAAGPDADTACLADAISDPGPARSFSAAGYQRITALAAELSALRGHLGHSLPDLVAEVRRVLGVDCEARAAAAAGQPWAGAENLDAFADVVAGYAGRGCATSASATPPSVSGLLAYLDAAEAVENGLPPAPSAAAPDRVQVLTVHSAKGLEWQVVAVAHLSGGIFPSTASRSTWLTDAAELPPLLRGDRASAGSLGIPVLDTSDVTNRKQLSDKISEHRRQLEQRRVDEERRLLYVAVTRAEDTLLVSGHHWGSTGIKPRGPSEFLCELKAVIDRSAEAGDPCGVVEQWAPEPAGGDQNPLRDNVVEAIWPADPLAARRADVERGAALVAKAMSADDKANADVDGWAADVDALLAERARSESSAVRTLPSQLSVSGLVDLARDPAGAAQRLMYRLPTRPDPHALLGNAFHAWVQQFYGAEKLFDLGDLPGAADSDVGDTRELAALQAAFLQSRWATRTPVAVEVPFEMPIGDTVVRGRIDAVFADPDGGVTVVDWKTGEPPHGAEAMRQAAVQLAVYRLAWAALSGIPESSVRTAFYYVRTGATVAPAELPDPAELAGLSADPAGRGPAEV